One region of Carya illinoinensis cultivar Pawnee chromosome 8, C.illinoinensisPawnee_v1, whole genome shotgun sequence genomic DNA includes:
- the LOC122274154 gene encoding acetylajmalan esterase-like, translated as MATAKPVLSSLLTILALSTPLFLLLHCSRAHPLKTCMFDSIYQLGDSFSDTGNLIRENPAFPFSRLPYGETFFKNATGRCSNGLLMIDYIALAAGIPFLHPYLNKDVMFIRGYGENFAVAGSTALPTYVLAEKNISSPITNSSLSVQLDWMFSHFNAICFDDYDCIKKLKNALFMVGEIGCNDYNYALFQGKTIKEVMIDMVPEVVQAIKDAVTRVIGYGASHVVVPGNFPIGCLPIYLTTFQTNNAAAYDEFHCLKRLNNLSMHHNHQLKQAIKVLRKEYPNVVIIYGDYYNAFQSVYQHAPLLGFDVVSIQKSCCGVGGDYDFSLSRMCGAPGVPVCLNPNERISWDGVHMTQRAYQFMAYWLINDILPKLRCNA; from the exons ATGGCTACCGCCAAACCAGTTTTGTCTTCTCTGCTAACTATTCTCGCTCTCAGTACTCCTCTCTTTCTTCTGCTGCATTGCAGTCGTGCACACCCCCTCAAAACTTGCATGTTTGACTCAATATACCAACTCGGGGACTCGTTTTCCGACACCGGAAATCTGATTCGTGAGAATCCGGCTTTTCCATTTTCTCGGCTCCCCTACGGGGAAACCTTCTTCAAGAATGCCACCGGCAGGTGCTCCAACGGGTTGCTAATGATAGATTACATAG CTCTGGCAGCCGGAATTCCATTTCTTCATCCCTATTTGAATAAGGATGTGATGTTCATTCGTGGCTATGGAGAGAACTTTGCTGTAGCTGGTTCCACTGCCTTGCCTACATATGTTCTTGCAGAGAAGAATATTTCGTCTCCAATCACTAACAGCTCTTTAAGTGTACAACTAGATTGGATGTTTAGCCATTTCAATGCGATTTGTTTCGATGATTATG ACTGTATCAAGAAGCTTAAAAATGCCCTATTCATGGTGGGAGAAATAGGATGCAATGATTATAACTATGCATTATTTCAAGGCAAAACTATTAAGGAGGTCATGATAGACATGGTTCCAGAAGTTGTTCAAGCAATAAAGGATGCTGTTACA AGGGTCATTGGCTATGGTGCTTCCCATGTTGTTGTTCCAGGCAATTTTCCAATAGGCTGTTTACCGATCTATCTTACAACATTCCAAACCAACAACGCAGCTGCTTATGATGAATTTCATTGCCTAAAGAGGTTGAATAATCTTTCAATGCATCACAATCATCAGCTGAAACAAGCCATTAAAGTTCTGAGAAAAGAATACCCTAATGTTGTTATAATATATGGTGATTATTACAACGCTTTTCAATCAGTTTACCAACATGCGCCACTTCTTG GATTCGATGTTGTATCTATACAGAAATCTTGTTGTGGTGTTGGAGGTGATTATGACTTTAGCCTCTCAAGAATGTGTGGAGCTCCTGGTGTTCCAGTTTGTCTCAATCCAAATGAACGTATAAGCTGGGATGGAGTTCATATGACTCAGAGAGCATACCAGTTTATGGCATACTGGCTGATCAATGATATCCTACCTAAGCTTCGTTGTAATGCTTAA
- the LOC122317838 gene encoding 60S ribosomal protein L22-2 — protein sequence MSRGTAPGPKGKKKGVTFTIDCAKPVEDKIMDIASLEKFLQERIKVGGKAGALGDTVTVTREKSKLTVTSDGNFSKRYLKYLTKKYLKKHNVRDWLRVIASNKDRNVYELRYFNIAENEGEEED from the exons ATGAGTCGAGGTACTGCGCCAGGTCCGAAGGGGAAGAAGAAGGGAGTGACATTTACCATTGACTGTGCAAAGCCAGTGGAGGATAAGATCATGGATATTGCATCCCTGGAGAAGTTTCTCCAAGAGAGGATCAAGGTTGGAGGCAAGGCTGGTGCGCTTGGTGACACTGTGACCGTCACTCGTGAGAAGAGCAAGCTAACGGTAACCTCTGACGGTAACTTTTCGAAGAG GTATCTGAAGTACTTAACAAAGAAGTACCTGAAGAAACACAATGTGCGGGATTGGCTTCGCGTGATAGCTTCCAACAAAGACAGAAATGTTTATGAACTTAGGTACTTCAACATTGCGGAGAATGAAGGGGAGGAGGAAGATTGA